The following proteins come from a genomic window of Candidatus Leptovillus gracilis:
- a CDS encoding magnesium chelatase subunit H — protein MNVRFVYVTMDGGHNSALREAARLVEREHGIHVHLSLHTAAALHEDAAWQRLERDVEQADFIFGCMIFGEEYVRPMQQVLQKTNAPICFITSNPALIYTTRLGKFILAPQAEDKEPGLVQKWMQKMRPKSNGRAEGHRQTAMFTNLTKLMKYVPGKVRDLHTFVAVHDYWLHSSPENLARMMCMFVDRYVPGYTGKLPFQEPIKYPDAAIYHPDAPEPFPDIPSYQQWRQKQGKPIATDKNGWQGSVGLLTMRAIILSGNTAHLDTLIRNIEAQGIEARAAYSALLDFRPAVHQFFVAEGSSLPRVDLMLNCMGFPLVGGPAGSRPDDAAETLRTLDVGYFDMVPLTFQHVEDWRSSDVGLLPMQTAMNIALPELDGSVEPVIFGGPTAVQDKFLPLEPELDLAAHRIARRVRLRHRANQDKKIAVILFNFPPNLGNAGTAMYLDVFNSLYEFLAELKSSGYQVELPADVDTFRQQVVEGNAMQYGTDGNVAAHLSLEDYRQRFPWYTEIEPYWGYAPGQLLNDGKQFHILGLHLGNVFVGIQPSFGYERDPMRLLMGKDAAPHHGFAAYYTWLDQVYNADAVIHFGTHGALEFMPGKQNGISANCWPHRLLGALPNFYYYCVNNPSEGSIARRRGAATLVSYMVPPLQQAGLYKGLRRLKDSLDAYHKRPSAELLADIHTQAEKLGIFVEQGNGVAAAVTLPTNGSNGHHNGYHNGSNGHAVQSTSVDDAYIAALGHELIQVEHRMIPLGLHILGKAPTEAELVDMLSLIVTFNPGKHPTQDAKLPTLPALIARGLGWDYQALQQSLKSDSTTQERWEQIETIMHEAMLRFVAAPRAPQLDTSELDAYLQSAARIPVGLLVNLWSWLDNLLERIIHDREMQGLLHSLEGGYISPSPGNDVVRNENIVPTGRNIHALDPYRVPTAAAITAGTELVRQMLQRLTREQGALPETVAMVLWGTDNLKSDAEGVAQCFALLGVRPLEDELGNIARVELIPLSELGRPRIDIVMTLSGIFRDLFHHQTNLLDQAVRLAAAADEPLEWNFVRKHSLAHAAELGISLNEAATRVFCNAPGSYGANVNHLVESSTWDNDDQLSDTFLSRKSFAYGPSGDWRAGREIMERSLATVEAAFQNIDSFELGISDVDHYYEYLGGVAKSVEKLGGKRPSVMVADAIAVDDRLASLEQMVRLESRAKLLNPKWYDAMMVHGYEGVREIETRVNNTYGWSATTDAVEGWVYEDIADTFLLDEDMRARMAKANPHATAGIARRLLEANSRGFWDASDELIDQLRDIYSNLEDQLEGIYAPA, from the coding sequence ATGAACGTGCGATTTGTCTATGTGACAATGGACGGGGGGCATAATTCTGCGCTGCGTGAAGCGGCGCGTTTGGTGGAACGCGAGCATGGCATTCACGTTCATCTCTCGCTGCACACCGCCGCCGCCCTACATGAAGACGCCGCCTGGCAGCGGCTGGAGCGCGACGTAGAACAGGCCGACTTCATCTTTGGCTGCATGATCTTCGGCGAAGAGTACGTGCGCCCCATGCAGCAAGTCCTGCAAAAAACGAACGCGCCGATTTGCTTCATCACCAGCAATCCCGCCCTTATCTACACCACACGCCTGGGCAAATTTATCCTGGCGCCCCAGGCCGAAGACAAAGAACCTGGCCTGGTGCAAAAGTGGATGCAAAAAATGCGGCCGAAGAGCAACGGCCGTGCCGAAGGTCACCGCCAAACCGCCATGTTCACCAACCTCACCAAGTTGATGAAATACGTGCCCGGCAAAGTGCGCGACCTGCACACCTTTGTCGCCGTCCACGATTACTGGCTGCACAGCTCGCCGGAAAACCTGGCGCGCATGATGTGCATGTTTGTAGACCGTTACGTGCCCGGCTACACCGGCAAACTGCCCTTCCAGGAACCCATCAAATACCCCGACGCCGCCATCTACCACCCCGATGCGCCCGAACCCTTCCCCGACATCCCCAGCTACCAGCAGTGGCGGCAGAAGCAGGGCAAACCCATCGCCACTGACAAAAATGGCTGGCAAGGCTCGGTGGGGCTGCTGACCATGCGCGCCATCATTCTTAGCGGTAACACTGCTCACCTGGACACGTTGATCCGCAACATTGAGGCGCAAGGCATCGAGGCGCGGGCGGCGTACAGCGCCCTGCTGGATTTCCGCCCGGCCGTCCACCAATTTTTTGTCGCCGAAGGTTCCAGCCTGCCGCGCGTGGATTTGATGCTCAACTGCATGGGCTTCCCGCTCGTCGGCGGCCCGGCCGGCAGCCGACCCGATGACGCCGCCGAGACGCTGCGTACCCTGGATGTGGGCTATTTTGATATGGTCCCGCTGACCTTCCAGCATGTTGAAGATTGGCGCAGCAGCGACGTGGGCTTGCTGCCGATGCAGACAGCCATGAACATTGCTCTGCCAGAGCTGGATGGCAGCGTGGAACCGGTGATATTTGGCGGACCAACGGCCGTGCAAGACAAATTCCTCCCCCTGGAGCCAGAACTCGACCTGGCCGCCCACCGCATTGCCCGCCGCGTGCGCCTGCGCCACCGGGCCAACCAGGACAAGAAGATCGCTGTCATCCTTTTTAACTTCCCACCCAACCTGGGCAACGCCGGCACGGCCATGTATCTGGACGTGTTCAACAGCCTCTATGAATTTCTGGCCGAACTCAAATCATCCGGCTATCAGGTGGAATTACCCGCCGATGTGGACACCTTCCGCCAGCAGGTGGTGGAAGGCAACGCCATGCAGTACGGCACAGACGGCAATGTCGCCGCCCACCTCTCGTTGGAGGATTACCGCCAGCGCTTCCCCTGGTACACGGAAATCGAGCCGTATTGGGGTTACGCCCCCGGTCAACTTCTCAACGATGGCAAGCAGTTCCACATTTTGGGTTTGCACCTGGGCAACGTCTTTGTCGGCATTCAGCCGAGCTTTGGCTACGAACGCGATCCCATGCGCCTGCTCATGGGCAAAGACGCCGCGCCGCATCATGGCTTTGCCGCCTACTACACCTGGCTGGATCAGGTATATAACGCCGATGCTGTGATCCATTTTGGCACGCATGGCGCGTTGGAATTTATGCCTGGCAAGCAGAATGGCATCAGCGCCAACTGCTGGCCCCATCGTTTGCTCGGCGCGCTGCCCAACTTCTATTACTACTGCGTCAACAACCCCAGCGAAGGCTCGATTGCCCGGCGGCGCGGGGCGGCGACATTGGTCAGCTACATGGTTCCGCCATTGCAGCAGGCGGGCCTTTACAAAGGCTTGCGCCGCCTGAAGGACAGCCTGGACGCTTACCACAAACGGCCGTCCGCCGAACTCCTGGCAGACATCCATACCCAGGCCGAAAAACTGGGCATCTTTGTGGAACAAGGGAATGGGGTGGCAGCGGCCGTTACCCTGCCGACCAACGGTTCTAACGGCCATCACAACGGCTACCACAACGGCAGCAATGGACATGCCGTCCAGTCCACCTCGGTGGATGACGCCTACATCGCCGCCCTGGGCCACGAACTCATCCAGGTGGAACACCGCATGATTCCCTTGGGTCTGCACATCCTGGGCAAAGCGCCGACCGAGGCCGAACTGGTAGACATGCTCTCCCTGATCGTTACCTTTAATCCGGGCAAACACCCCACCCAAGACGCCAAACTGCCCACCCTGCCGGCGCTCATCGCCCGCGGGCTGGGCTGGGATTACCAGGCCCTCCAACAATCGCTCAAAAGTGATTCCACCACCCAGGAACGTTGGGAGCAAATCGAAACCATCATGCACGAGGCGATGTTGCGTTTTGTCGCTGCGCCGCGTGCGCCGCAGCTGGACACCAGCGAATTGGATGCCTACTTGCAAAGCGCAGCCCGCATTCCCGTCGGACTGTTGGTCAATTTGTGGTCCTGGTTGGACAACTTGCTGGAGCGCATCATCCACGACCGCGAGATGCAAGGGCTGCTGCACAGTCTGGAAGGCGGCTACATCTCTCCCTCGCCGGGCAACGATGTGGTGCGTAACGAAAACATCGTGCCCACCGGCCGTAACATCCACGCCCTGGACCCCTACCGCGTGCCGACAGCCGCAGCCATTACCGCCGGGACGGAGTTGGTGCGCCAGATGTTGCAGCGGCTGACCCGCGAGCAGGGCGCGCTGCCAGAAACGGTGGCGATGGTGCTGTGGGGCACGGACAACCTGAAAAGCGACGCCGAGGGCGTGGCGCAATGTTTTGCCCTGTTGGGGGTACGGCCGTTAGAAGACGAACTCGGCAACATCGCTAGAGTAGAACTCATCCCGCTGTCGGAACTGGGCCGCCCGCGCATCGACATTGTCATGACCCTCAGCGGCATCTTCCGCGATTTGTTCCACCACCAGACCAACTTGCTGGATCAGGCCGTGCGCCTGGCCGCCGCAGCCGACGAACCGCTGGAATGGAACTTCGTGCGCAAACATTCGCTGGCCCACGCCGCCGAACTGGGCATCTCCCTGAACGAGGCGGCTACCCGCGTCTTCTGCAACGCGCCCGGCTCCTACGGCGCCAACGTCAATCACCTGGTGGAAAGCTCCACCTGGGACAACGACGACCAACTCAGCGATACCTTCCTCTCGCGCAAATCCTTTGCCTATGGCCCCAGCGGCGATTGGCGCGCCGGACGCGAGATTATGGAGCGCAGCCTGGCCACCGTCGAGGCCGCGTTCCAGAACATAGACAGCTTCGAGCTGGGCATCAGCGATGTAGACCATTACTACGAATACCTGGGCGGCGTAGCCAAAAGCGTGGAGAAATTGGGCGGGAAACGGCCGTCTGTCATGGTCGCCGACGCCATTGCCGTAGATGATCGCCTGGCCTCGCTGGAACAAATGGTCCGCCTGGAGTCACGGGCCAAGCTGCTCAACCCCAAATGGTACGACGCCATGATGGTCCACGGCTATGAAGGCGTGCGCGAGATTGAAACCCGCGTCAACAACACTTACGGCTGGAGCGCCACCACCGACGCCGTCGAAGGCTGGGTCTACGAAGACATCGCCGACACCTTCCTACTGGATGAAGACATGCGGGCGCGCATGGCGAAGGCCAATCCACATGCTACGGCCGGCATTGCCCGCCGCCTGCTAGAAGCCAACTCCCGCGGCTTCTGGGATGCCAGCGATGAGCTGATTGACCAGCTCCGCGACATCTATAGCAACCTGGAAGACCAGCTAG
- the bchI gene encoding magnesium chelatase ATPase subunit I has product MINRNRSSQKDSLNREAVLAHGERLSNQPELNQAQQRQQPAFPFTALVGQEELKLSLLLCVTDPTIGGVLVMGHRGTAKSTAVRSLAALLPPLDRVTSCPYNCDPLAPSPVCPHCAMNPAGVQDVVVGSVPVVDLPLGATEDRVAGSLDVERALVEGVQAFAPGLLARANRGFLYIDEVNLLEDHLVDLLLDVAASGVNVVEREGISIRHPARFVLVGSGNPEEGDLRPQLLDRFGLHARITTITDIDERVEIVRRRRAYDSDPLAFAAAWEPEQEKLRQQLLQAQRNLAQVDLTDATIEAAARLCVALEVDGHRGELTLCRTAVALAALDGRSQTEPEDIARVATLSLQHRLRKDPLESVGDDERVKRAVAYVLHPQPVATAVSAPEVVATAVNPAPTTLQPDTTNPLVTATPPGVDANLTAVQDHADPVDPLIEPTAVLLPTFAPDDSLPEEALADLLVAEEQSEAGSAEAWSENDFDDLWQENEANS; this is encoded by the coding sequence ATGATAAATCGTAATAGGTCGTCTCAGAAAGATTCGCTCAACCGTGAAGCAGTTCTTGCTCATGGTGAGCGGTTGAGTAATCAGCCAGAATTGAATCAGGCGCAACAGCGGCAGCAGCCAGCGTTTCCGTTTACTGCTCTGGTGGGGCAAGAAGAGCTTAAGCTTTCTTTGCTCCTGTGCGTGACAGACCCGACCATTGGCGGGGTTTTGGTGATGGGGCATCGCGGCACGGCCAAGAGTACGGCCGTTCGCTCCTTAGCCGCCTTGTTACCCCCATTAGACCGGGTGACAAGCTGCCCCTATAACTGCGACCCCCTGGCCCCATCGCCTGTCTGCCCCCACTGCGCCATGAACCCGGCCGGTGTGCAGGACGTGGTGGTCGGTTCTGTACCGGTGGTAGACTTGCCATTGGGCGCGACCGAGGACCGGGTAGCCGGTTCGTTGGACGTGGAACGGGCGTTGGTCGAAGGGGTGCAAGCCTTTGCGCCAGGGCTGCTGGCGCGGGCCAATCGCGGCTTTTTATACATTGATGAAGTCAACTTGCTTGAAGACCATCTGGTTGATTTGCTCCTGGACGTAGCTGCCAGCGGCGTGAATGTTGTCGAGCGGGAAGGCATTAGCATTCGCCATCCCGCTCGCTTTGTGTTGGTCGGCAGTGGCAACCCGGAAGAGGGGGATTTACGGCCGCAGTTGTTGGACCGTTTTGGCCTTCATGCGCGCATCACCACCATCACCGACATTGACGAGCGGGTAGAAATTGTGCGGCGGCGGCGGGCGTATGATAGTGACCCGTTGGCTTTTGCCGCCGCCTGGGAGCCAGAGCAGGAAAAACTGCGCCAGCAGTTGTTGCAGGCGCAGCGCAATCTGGCCCAGGTAGACCTGACCGACGCGACCATAGAAGCGGCTGCGCGTCTTTGTGTGGCCCTGGAAGTAGATGGGCATCGGGGGGAATTGACGTTGTGCCGCACGGCCGTTGCCCTGGCAGCTTTAGACGGCCGTTCTCAAACCGAACCCGAAGACATCGCCCGCGTGGCGACCCTCTCCTTGCAGCATCGCCTGCGTAAAGACCCACTGGAATCTGTGGGCGACGACGAGCGTGTCAAACGCGCTGTGGCGTATGTATTGCATCCTCAGCCAGTGGCAACGGCCGTCTCCGCGCCAGAAGTGGTGGCGACGGCCGTCAACCCTGCCCCAACCACCCTTCAACCGGATACCACCAACCCACTGGTGACTGCCACCCCGCCGGGGGTGGACGCCAACCTGACGGCGGTGCAGGATCACGCCGACCCGGTAGACCCCCTCATCGAGCCGACCGCTGTTCTGCTGCCCACCTTTGCTCCCGATGACAGTTTGCCCGAAGAAGCGCTGGCCGACTTGTTGGTGGCAGAAGAACAGTCTGAAGCGGGGTCCGCTGAAGCGTGGTCCGAAAACGACTTTGACGATCTCTGGCAAGAAAACGAAGCAAATAGCTGA